In Mixophyes fleayi isolate aMixFle1 chromosome 4, aMixFle1.hap1, whole genome shotgun sequence, the following proteins share a genomic window:
- the TCERG1 gene encoding transcription elongation regulator 1 isoform X9, whose amino-acid sequence MAERGDSDVERYNSEISSFTCVTPLDSSPLPPALPSYLCQSSLYTDCWETADLEPRGLHTWMAQQQQQQQQQQALRFRGPTPPPTAVLRGPPPLLRPPPPFGMMRGPPPPPRPPFGRPPFDPNMPPIPPPSGIPPPIGPPHLQRPPFMPPHIGSMPPPGMLFPPGMPPVSSPATMSNPSQTTAPTQAPTLPLNEEIWVENKTPDGKAYFYNARTRESSWSKPDGVKVIQQSELTPMMAAQAQAQAQAQAQAVQAQAQAAQVQGQAQVQNQAAHTQAVTGASPTTSSPSIMVSTSASSVSQSSSTNTTTSNSVSQVVPSSSAPEQSQSNSVSVTAASTISVATSLPTVSSVQTLPQPLCQTLPPTVPHALPQPTAAIPAFPPVMVPPFRVPLPGMPIPLPGVAMMQIVSCPYVKTVATTKTVKMSVGVLPGIASPIVPMIHPQVALAASPATLAGATIMLEWSEYKTADGKTYYYNNRTLESTWDKPQELKEKDKEVEKVKEPVKSEPIVEEPQPMEAEEEVPKEEPPKEIKEEPKEEEMTEEEKAAQKARPVATTPIPGTPWCVVWTGDERVFFYNPTTRLSMWDRPEDLIGRADVDKIIQEPPHKRGLEDDKKYFKEDHDSTEDVNDDEPIKAKKRKKEEAESDKETTMEAEIKAARERAIVPLDARMKQFRDMLLERGVSAFSTWEKELHKIVFDPRYLLLNPKERKQVFDQYVKTRAEEERREKKNKIMQSKDDFKKMVDEGKINARTTFSEFAAKHARDPRFKAIEKMKDRETLFNEFMIAARKKEKEDSKNKGEKVKLDFFDLLSSHHLDAQSRWSKIKDKIESDPRYKAVDSSSSREELFKHYIEKIVKNLDTEKEKELERQARIEASLREREREVQKARSEQTKEIDREREQHKREEAIQNFKALLSDMVRSSDVSWSDTRRTLRKDHRWESGSLLEREEKEKLFNEHIDALTKKKREHFRQLLDETYAIN is encoded by the exons ATGGCGGAACGCGGGGACTCCGATGTCGAGAGATACAATAGTGAGATTAG CAGTTTCACGTGCGTCACTCCACTGGACTCCTCCCCCCTTCCTCCAGCATTACCTTCATATCTTTGCCAGTCCTCGCTGTATACTGACTGCTGGGAGACGGCAGACCTGGAGCCTCGGGGACTCCACACATG GATggcacaacaacaacaacagcagcagcagcagcaagccCTGCGATTTCGTGGTCCTACACCTCCACCCACTGCTGTCTTGAGAggtcctcctcctcttctgcgTCCCCCTCCTCCGTTTGGAATGATGCGTGGACCTCCGCCACCACCACGTCCTCCATTTGGACGACCTCCTTTTGATCCAAATATGCCACCAATACCACCACCAAGTGGCATTCCTCCTCCAATAGGCCCTCCGCATCTTCAG CGACCTCCCTTCATGCCCCCTCATATTGGAAGTATGCCACCTCCTGGAATGCTGTTTCCGCCAGGGATGCCACCAGTGTCTTCACCTGCAACAATGTCAAATCCCAGCCAAACTACTGCTCCTACACAGGCACCAACATTGCCACTAAATGAGGAAATCTGGGTAGAGAATAAGACTCCAGATGGCAAG GCTTATTTTTACAATGCTCGAACCCGTGAATCTTCATGGAGTAAACCGGATGGAGTGAAGGTTATCCAGCAGTCCGAGCTGACTCCAATGATGGCAGCACAAGCGCAGGCCCAGGCTCAAGCCCAGGCCCAAGCAGTTCAGGCACAAGCTCAGGCAGCCCAAGTTCAGGGACAAGCTCAAGTGCAGAACCAGGCTGCTCATACACAGGCTGTCACAGGTGCCTCTCCAACAACAAGCAGCCCTTCAATAATGGTATCTACATCGGCTTCTTCAGTTAGTCAGTCGTCTTCAACTAATACTACCACATCGAATTCTGTTTCACAGGTGGTGCCTA GTTCATCTGCTCCTGAGCAATCCCAGAGTAATTCTGTTTCTGTGACAGCAGCATCCACGATCAGTGTTGCAACCTCTCTGCCCACAGTTTCTTCAGTGCAAACTCTTCCTCAGCCGCTGTGCCAGACATTGCCACCCACTGTTCCTCATGCGTTGCCACAACCCACAGCAGCAATTCCAGCCTTCCCTCCAGTTATGGTACCCCCATTTCGTGTTCCCCTTCCCGGCATGCCCATACCACTACCAG GTGTAGCAATGATGCAAATAGTCAGCTGCCCGTATGTAAAGACAGTCGCTACCACCAAAACCG TGAAAATGTCTGTAGGTGTCTTGCCTGGAATTGCTTCTCCAATTGTCCCAATGATTCACCCTCAAGTGGCTCTTGCTGCTTCTCCTGCAACGTTAGCAGGAGCAACGATAATGTTAGAGTGGTCCGAATATAAAACTGCTGATGGCAAAACATACTATTATAATAACCGCACTCTGGAATCTACATGGGACAAACCTCAGGAACTGAAAGAAAAGG ATAAAGAAGTTGAGAAAGTAAAAGAACCTGTTAAGTCTGAGCCAATTGTGGAGGAACCCCAGCCAATGGAGGCCGAGGAAGAGGTGCCAAAGGAAGAACCTCCCAAGGAGATAAAGGAG GAGCCAAAAGAAGAGGAAATGACGGAAGAAGAAAAAGCTGCCCAAAAAGCCCGGCCAGTGGCTACGACACCAATTCCTGGCACTCCATG GTGTGTGGTGTGGACTGGTGACGAGCGTGTCTTTTTCTACAATCCAACTACACGCCTCTCTATGTGGGACAGACCAGAAGATCTGATTGGAAGAGCTGATGTTGACAAAATCATTCAGGAGCCCCCACATAAGAGAGGACTAGAGGATGACAAAAAATATT TCAAAGAAGATCATGATTCCACAGaagatgttaatgatgatgagcCTATAAAAGCAAAAAAGCGGAA GAAAGAGGAGGCGGAGTCTGATAAGGAAACCACGATGGAGGCTGAAATTAAAGCCGCTCGTGAGCGAGCCATCGTTCCCCTGGATGCTCGAATGAAACAGTTTAGAGATATGTTGCTGGAGAGAGGG gtGTCAGCATTTTCAACTTGGGAAAAGGAGCTCCACAAGATTGTGTTTGACCCTCGTTATTTACTGCTCAATCCCAAAGAAAGAAAGCAG GTGTTTGATCAGTATGTGAAaacgagggcagaggaggagaggagagaaaagaaaaacaagattatGCAATCAAAGGATGACTTCAAGAAAATGGTGGATGAAGGGAAGATTAATGCAAG AACTACTTTTAGTGAATTTGCAGCCAAACATGCCAGAGATCCACGGTTCAAAGCCATTGAAAAAATGAAAGATCGTGAAACCTTATTTAATGAATTCATGATTGCagcaagaaagaaagagaaagaagatTCCAAAAACAAAGGCGAAAAG GTGAAACTTGACTTCTTTGACTTGTTATCAAGTCACCATTTAGATGCACAGTCTCGTTGGAgcaaaataaaagacaaaatagAGAGTGATCCTCGATACAAGGCTGTAGACAGCTCATCATCCCGGGAAGAACTTTTTAAGCATTACATTGAGAAGATAGTGAAA AATTTAGATACTGAAAAAGAAAAGGAACTTGAGCGGCAAGCCCGGATTGAGGCCAGTTTACGTGAACGAGAGAGGGAAGTGCAGAAAGCACGATCTGAGCAAACCAAGGAGATTGACAGGGAGCGGGAGCAGCACAAGCGAGAAGAAGCAATTCAGAATTTCAAAGCTCTTCTGTCTGATATG GTTCGGTCTTCAGATGTTTCATGGTCTGATACCAGAAGGACGCTAAGAAAAGATCACAGGTGGGAGTCTGGCTCACTGTTGGAAAGGGAAGAAAAGGAAAAACTTTTCAATGAACACATTGACGCGCTTACTAAAAAGAAACGTGAACATTTCAGACAACTGCTGGATGAAACATATGCT